One region of Armigeres subalbatus isolate Guangzhou_Male chromosome 3, GZ_Asu_2, whole genome shotgun sequence genomic DNA includes:
- the LOC134223648 gene encoding tigger transposable element-derived protein 1-like, translating into MNPAPKKIRKSLSLQTKIDILDCLAAGAKIAQIGRKFNISPSTIATIRHNATSIRQAVTRGADISASRSSYVRNPLTERMEKMLLAWMEDNQRENKSLDSETIRARALHIYGQLQAEQGTEVPQKRVFQASAGWFEKFTKRYSLPGAKGEISPLGASATFPSEESEMMEMLIDPEAASTCVEGTENHSLEFDQVKLGELLEISEVMANLVLSEDMNTGRAVKFQKDLNKLMERYKELHHQQSAIVSNYENSLVKEEKFTPY; encoded by the coding sequence ATGAATCCGGCTccaaagaaaataagaaaaagcTTATCCTTACAAACAAAAATCGATATTCTGGACTGTCTTGCTGCGGGAGCAAAAATAGCCCAAATAGGCCGGAAGTTCAACATATCGCCGTCAACAATTGCAACTATCAGACATAACGCGACTAGCATCAGGCAAGCCGTCACTCGGGGTGCAGACATAAGTGCCAGCCGGTCATCGTACGTCCGTAACCCGCTAACCGAGCGAATGGAAAAGATGTTGCTCGCCTGGATGGAAGACAATCAGCGGGAAAACAAATCGCTGGATAGCGAAACGATACGAGCGAGGGCTCTTCACATCTATGGCCAATTGCAGGCTGAGCAGGGAACGGAGGTACCACAAAAACGAGTATTCCAAGCGAGTGCGGGATGGTTTGAAAAGTTCACGAAAAGATATTCACTGCCAGGTGCGAAAGGAGAGATTTCACCTCTGGGTGCTTCTGCTACCTTTCCGTCCGAAGAGAGCGAGATGATGGAAATGTTGATCGATCCTGAAGCTGCCTCAACTTGCGTCGAAGGGACCGAAAATCATTCACTAGAATTCGATCAAGTTAAATTGGGTGAATTGCTTGAGATTTCGGAAGTTATGGCAAATCTCGTGTTGAGCGAGGATATGAACACTGGGCGGGCGGTAAAGTTTCAAAAGGATCTCAACAAGCTTATGGAGCGCTACAAAGAGCTTCATCACCAGCAATCTGCTATCGTTTCAAACTATGAAAATAGCTTGGTTAAGGAGGAGAAATTTACACCATATTAA